A region of Candidatus Defluviilinea gracilis DNA encodes the following proteins:
- a CDS encoding ABC transporter ATP-binding protein, producing MNIGAGEFVGIVGKSGAGKSTLLNMITGVDHLSEGEVIIHSNGSPVSVHKKKEDEIALWRGHTMGVVFQSFQLLPMLTLVENITLPMDLCGNFSPKQSRQRALELLRLVEIEEHAEKLPALISGGQQQRVAIARALANDPPIIIADEPTGSLDSVTADHIFELFARLVADQGKTIVMVTHDESLSTRFTRALQIADGELISRPERSGAQSKGDNDADLNPKKSWWRRK from the coding sequence ATGAACATCGGCGCGGGCGAGTTCGTTGGTATCGTCGGCAAATCGGGCGCGGGCAAATCCACACTGCTCAACATGATCACAGGTGTGGATCATCTCAGCGAGGGCGAAGTCATCATTCACTCAAACGGTTCGCCTGTTTCGGTGCACAAGAAAAAAGAAGACGAGATCGCGTTATGGCGCGGGCATACGATGGGCGTTGTGTTTCAGTCGTTTCAACTTTTGCCGATGCTCACGCTCGTCGAAAACATCACCCTGCCTATGGACTTGTGCGGCAACTTCAGTCCGAAACAATCGCGTCAACGTGCGCTCGAGTTGTTGCGCCTCGTCGAGATCGAAGAACATGCCGAAAAACTTCCCGCGCTCATTTCGGGCGGACAGCAACAACGCGTCGCCATTGCGCGCGCGCTGGCGAACGATCCGCCCATCATCATCGCGGACGAGCCGACGGGCAGTCTCGACTCGGTCACTGCCGATCACATCTTCGAACTCTTCGCGCGTCTCGTCGCCGATCAAGGCAAAACGATCGTGATGGTCACGCACGACGAGTCGTTGTCAACGCGATTCACGCGCGCGCTCCAGATCGCGGATGGGGAGTTGATCTCTCGCCCTGAGCGGAGCGGAGCGCAGTCGAAGGGCGATAACGATGCGGATTTGAATCCCAAAAAATCTTGGTGGAGGCGGAAGTGA
- a CDS encoding efflux RND transporter periplasmic adaptor subunit: MKNKTKIFMMISLIAALILTACANQATGTPAPASESVAASEGVIAEGRLEPVHAANLTFRAVGIVESVNVMIGDSVKRGDELARLSNASVAEAQFRAANLELVGAQQALDSLNRNGSANLAATWTAYMNAQEVRETAEREWEDLNVDSIEDRIEDARADVEDRNADLQDAKDEFGKYKDLDKDNSKRVTAEDALETAREDYNEAIRNLDEITRERDTVRAALDAALGTEAEAKYQYETSASGVNEDQLALATARLENAQAQVTAAQANLSNYVLTAPFDGVVAEVAVKAGEQVSPETRIVSVADTSAWVIETTDVTELEVVKLSVGQNVTFTADALPDVTMNGVVTEISGSSVLQGGDVIYTVRIAAHDVDPRLKWGMTVEVTFEPSE, from the coding sequence ATGAAAAACAAAACGAAAATTTTTATGATGATCTCCCTCATCGCCGCTTTGATCCTGACCGCCTGCGCGAATCAGGCGACGGGGACGCCTGCTCCTGCTTCGGAGAGCGTCGCGGCGTCTGAGGGCGTGATCGCCGAAGGGCGGCTCGAACCCGTCCACGCGGCGAACCTGACGTTTCGAGCAGTTGGCATCGTGGAATCGGTCAACGTGATGATCGGCGATTCGGTGAAAAGAGGCGATGAGTTGGCGCGTCTCTCGAATGCCAGCGTCGCGGAAGCGCAATTCCGCGCCGCGAATCTCGAGCTGGTCGGCGCGCAACAAGCGTTGGACTCGTTGAACCGCAACGGCTCTGCAAATCTCGCCGCCACATGGACGGCTTACATGAACGCGCAGGAAGTCCGCGAGACAGCCGAGCGCGAGTGGGAAGATTTGAACGTTGACTCCATCGAAGACCGCATCGAAGACGCGAGAGCCGACGTGGAAGATCGCAACGCCGATCTGCAGGACGCGAAGGACGAGTTTGGTAAGTACAAAGATTTGGATAAAGACAATTCCAAGCGCGTGACTGCCGAAGACGCGCTCGAAACCGCGCGGGAGGATTACAACGAAGCGATTCGCAATCTGGATGAGATCACGCGTGAGCGCGATACCGTCCGCGCCGCGTTGGATGCCGCGCTTGGGACCGAAGCCGAAGCGAAATATCAATACGAAACTTCCGCCAGCGGAGTTAACGAAGATCAACTTGCCTTGGCAACCGCTCGTTTGGAGAACGCGCAGGCGCAAGTGACAGCGGCGCAGGCGAATCTTTCCAATTATGTTCTCACCGCGCCGTTCGATGGAGTCGTCGCTGAGGTGGCAGTCAAAGCGGGCGAGCAGGTTTCCCCTGAGACTCGAATCGTGAGCGTGGCGGATACGTCCGCGTGGGTGATCGAGACGACCGACGTGACCGAACTCGAAGTGGTGAAATTGTCCGTTGGGCAAAATGTCACGTTCACTGCCGATGCGTTGCCTGATGTGACGATGAATGGCGTTGTCACAGAGATCAGCGGTTCGTCCGTGTTGCAAGGCGGTGACGTGATCTACACTGTGCGAATCGCGGCGCATGATGTTGATCCGCGCCTGAAGTGGGGGATGACAGTGGAAGTTACGTTCGAGCCATCGGAATAA
- a CDS encoding DUF1801 domain-containing protein: MAKAELKTKVNKASVTAFLNKVDDEQKRTDSFEILKLMKQVTKEEPKMWGSSIVGFGSYHYKSKSGREGDWMLTGFSPRKQNLTLYLMGGFDTHKDLLKKLGKFTTSVGCLYIKKLDDVDKKVLKDLVAASVKRMKQLNQ, from the coding sequence ATGGCGAAGGCTGAATTGAAAACCAAAGTCAACAAGGCGAGCGTGACGGCATTTTTGAACAAGGTGGATGATGAGCAAAAACGAACAGACTCTTTCGAGATTCTAAAATTGATGAAGCAGGTCACGAAAGAAGAGCCAAAGATGTGGGGGTCGAGCATCGTCGGCTTCGGCAGTTATCACTACAAAAGCAAAAGCGGGCGCGAAGGCGATTGGATGCTCACAGGTTTTTCGCCGCGCAAACAAAATCTCACGCTCTATCTCATGGGCGGATTCGACACGCACAAAGACCTGCTCAAGAAACTCGGCAAATTCACCACCAGCGTCGGATGTTTGTACATCAAGAAGTTAGACGATGTGGATAAAAAAGTTTTGAAAGACCTGGTCGCCGCGTCTGTGAAGCGGATGAAACAACTCAATCAATGA
- a CDS encoding type II toxin-antitoxin system VapC family toxin: MAQFFVLDAFALVAHFEAELSGEKVTQLLKDAGDGEISLAMSMMNVGELVYIVSREQGIDKAKTVLADLQAFPIAFYDATEERILAAAWLKAKYPISYADAFAASLAIELNASLVTGDSEFKTFKEKLSLFWLDQ; this comes from the coding sequence ATGGCGCAATTTTTTGTGTTGGACGCATTCGCCTTGGTCGCTCATTTTGAGGCTGAGCTCAGTGGAGAAAAAGTAACTCAGCTATTAAAAGATGCGGGAGATGGGGAAATAAGTCTTGCAATGAGCATGATGAATGTTGGAGAGTTGGTTTATATCGTCAGCCGTGAGCAGGGAATCGATAAAGCCAAAACTGTATTAGCAGATTTGCAAGCCTTCCCGATTGCTTTCTATGATGCAACCGAAGAAAGAATCCTTGCCGCGGCATGGCTAAAAGCGAAATACCCAATTTCCTATGCCGATGCTTTTGCCGCGTCTCTAGCTATTGAATTAAATGCCTCTTTGGTTACAGGTGATTCTGAATTCAAAACGTTCAAAGAAAAACTCTCTTTGTTCTGGCTTGATCAGTAA
- a CDS encoding ATP-binding cassette domain-containing protein has product MSPRRAKGKSGSNPHAMSSPEAMIDMHGVVKRFKNAAGEFTVLKGVDLTINRGEFVSIVGKSGSGKSTLLNMITGIDHPTDGKVVIGGTDIYTGVSESQRSKWRGRNLGIVFQFFQLLPMLTLLENAMLPMDYADMYDFDERPARAMDMLKLVGLEEFANKLPMLVSTGQQQLAAIARALACDPPLLVADEPTGNLDTKSANIIIDLFEELARRGKTVLMVTHDPSLTSRTTRNIIIADGELINETIAKSLPWLRHRHMMEFTKLAEERTYQPKATIISREEPIENFFMIRKGEVEVVLHDRKNGENVISRLKPGEFFGEIELLRGGKAIANVRASEEEPVEVLTIKREDFKRVMDVSPRTADAVGKIVQERLEVHRAADSRKGGLFSLFKRK; this is encoded by the coding sequence GTGAGTCCGCGTCGCGCCAAGGGGAAGTCTGGTTCTAACCCTCATGCGATGTCATCGCCTGAGGCGATGATCGATATGCACGGGGTCGTCAAGCGATTCAAAAACGCGGCGGGCGAGTTCACCGTGCTCAAAGGCGTTGACCTGACCATCAATCGCGGCGAGTTTGTTTCGATCGTTGGGAAATCGGGGAGCGGAAAATCTACACTGCTCAACATGATCACAGGCATTGACCATCCGACGGATGGCAAGGTGGTGATCGGCGGCACGGACATTTACACGGGCGTGAGCGAAAGCCAGCGCTCGAAATGGCGCGGACGCAATTTGGGAATCGTGTTTCAGTTTTTTCAATTGCTTCCGATGCTCACATTGCTTGAGAATGCGATGTTGCCGATGGATTACGCCGACATGTACGACTTCGATGAACGACCCGCGCGCGCGATGGACATGTTGAAGTTGGTTGGGCTGGAAGAGTTTGCGAATAAATTGCCTATGCTGGTTTCAACGGGACAACAACAACTCGCCGCCATTGCGCGCGCGTTGGCATGTGATCCGCCGTTGTTGGTTGCAGATGAACCGACGGGTAACCTCGATACAAAATCAGCCAACATCATCATTGACTTGTTCGAAGAGTTGGCGCGGCGCGGCAAGACCGTGTTGATGGTGACGCACGATCCGTCGCTCACGTCGCGCACCACGCGCAACATCATCATCGCCGACGGTGAACTCATCAACGAGACGATTGCCAAATCCCTGCCGTGGCTGAGACATCGTCACATGATGGAGTTCACCAAACTCGCCGAAGAGCGGACGTATCAGCCGAAAGCCACGATCATCTCGCGCGAGGAGCCAATCGAAAATTTCTTTATGATCCGCAAAGGCGAAGTGGAAGTGGTGTTACACGACCGCAAGAACGGAGAGAACGTCATCTCGCGTTTGAAGCCTGGCGAATTTTTTGGCGAGATCGAACTCTTGCGCGGAGGCAAAGCGATTGCGAATGTCCGCGCAAGCGAGGAAGAACCCGTTGAAGTTTTGACGATAAAGCGCGAAGATTTCAAGCGCGTGATGGACGTGTCGCCAAGAACCGCCGACGCGGTTGGCAAGATCGTGCAGGAGCGCCTCGAGGTCCATCGCGCCGCAGACAGCCGCAAAGGCGGGCTGTTCTCGTTGTTTAAGAGGAAGTAA
- a CDS encoding AbrB/MazE/SpoVT family DNA-binding domain-containing protein, protein MVVTKITQKYTLSIPDEYRKALPAGQEVAITIDKLGRMVVTPIEKIREALAESFGMWADRTDISADSLRYVREIRKGYRLDSTRTDSDETD, encoded by the coding sequence ATGGTCGTTACGAAGATCACTCAAAAATATACGTTGAGCATTCCCGATGAATATCGAAAAGCGTTACCTGCGGGGCAGGAGGTGGCGATCACGATTGATAAATTGGGACGCATGGTCGTCACTCCCATCGAGAAGATTCGCGAAGCGCTGGCTGAAAGTTTTGGGATGTGGGCGGATCGAACTGACATTTCCGCCGACTCGCTTAGGTATGTGCGTGAAATTCGCAAAGGATATCGTTTAGATTCGACGCGGACCGACTCGGATGAAACTGATTGA
- the ruvB gene encoding Holliday junction branch migration DNA helicase RuvB: MPKQRPLDPESKPDDRVDNALRPQQLADLIGQDQVKENLSILIDAAKHRGEALDHVLFYGPPGLGKTTLAHVLGNEMGVNVKVTAGPAIERAGDLAAILTNLRAGDVIFIDEIHRLGRAVEEVLYPAMEDFSLDIVIGKGPSARSLRLKLPRFTVVGATTRLALVTAPLRARFGAVYRLDYYDIEAMRQIVARAAGMLKVSADESGIREVAKRARGTPRIALRLLRRVRDFAQVRADGTITQSVAKEALDLLQVDPLGLDDVDRRVLRTIIEKYNGGPVGLNTIAASISEEQDTIMDVVEPYLLQLGFLDRTPQGRVATKSAYEHLGLDYVEEGQPRLL, from the coding sequence ATGCCGAAACAACGCCCTCTCGACCCCGAATCGAAACCCGACGACCGCGTGGACAACGCGCTTCGGCCGCAACAACTTGCCGACCTCATCGGTCAGGATCAAGTGAAAGAGAATCTTTCGATCCTCATTGATGCGGCGAAACATCGCGGCGAGGCGTTGGATCATGTGTTGTTTTACGGTCCGCCTGGTTTGGGCAAGACCACGCTCGCGCATGTGTTGGGCAACGAGATGGGCGTCAACGTCAAGGTCACGGCGGGTCCCGCCATCGAACGCGCGGGCGATCTCGCCGCCATCCTCACCAACCTCCGCGCGGGCGATGTCATTTTTATTGATGAAATTCATCGCCTCGGACGCGCGGTGGAGGAAGTGCTCTACCCCGCGATGGAAGATTTCTCGTTGGACATCGTCATCGGCAAGGGACCCTCGGCTCGTTCTCTGCGCCTCAAACTGCCTCGCTTTACTGTCGTCGGCGCGACAACCCGACTGGCTCTCGTCACCGCGCCGTTGCGCGCGAGATTCGGCGCGGTCTATCGTTTGGATTATTACGACATCGAAGCCATGCGTCAAATTGTCGCGCGCGCCGCAGGGATGCTCAAAGTCTCCGCTGACGAATCAGGCATAAGGGAAGTGGCGAAGCGGGCGCGTGGGACTCCGCGTATCGCGTTGCGACTCCTGCGCCGCGTCCGCGACTTTGCCCAAGTCCGCGCAGATGGGACGATCACGCAATCCGTCGCGAAAGAAGCGTTGGACTTGTTGCAAGTGGACCCGCTCGGGCTCGACGATGTGGACCGCCGCGTCCTGCGGACGATCATCGAAAAATACAACGGCGGACCCGTCGGCTTGAACACCATCGCCGCGTCCATCAGCGAGGAACAGGACACGATCATGGACGTGGTCGAGCCATATCTTTTGCAACTCGGATTTTTAGACCGCACGCCGCAGGGACGCGTCGCGACAAAGTCCGCGTATGAGCATTTGGGGTTGGATTATGTGGAAGAGGGTCAGCCGAGGTTGTTGTAG
- a CDS encoding type II toxin-antitoxin system VapC family toxin: protein MKLIDTDIAIDHFHGHRQTFEYFTQTLADGEILAMSVVSLTEILAGMRPGEQERTEKLFNLFLVIDVDEAIARKAGEYLNQHRAVRKMELADALIAATAFVTGAEVVTRNVKHYPMGDVQIASPYERGS, encoded by the coding sequence ATGAAACTGATTGACACCGATATTGCCATTGACCATTTTCATGGTCATCGCCAAACGTTCGAGTATTTCACCCAAACATTGGCAGACGGTGAAATTCTAGCCATGTCGGTGGTGAGCCTGACGGAGATTCTGGCGGGGATGCGCCCTGGTGAACAAGAGCGAACCGAGAAATTATTTAACCTGTTTCTCGTTATTGATGTGGACGAAGCAATTGCTCGTAAAGCGGGAGAGTACTTAAATCAACACAGAGCTGTGCGCAAGATGGAATTGGCAGATGCCCTGATCGCGGCAACCGCATTTGTTACGGGCGCTGAGGTGGTGACAAGAAATGTGAAGCATTATCCAATGGGGGACGTGCAGATCGCATCGCCGTATGAACGCGGAAGTTAG
- a CDS encoding ABC transporter permease, giving the protein MKPRWRKVLHDLIDNKARTLLVVFSIAVGVFSIGVIAGAYQIISQDMGVSYAANVPANIELRMTNFNEDVLDSILNQPNVKDAEARRVFNMRVRVPGTEKWVTLDMNAFESFEDNSINLLTPLEGASIPAKRKVLLEQKALTNLDVNVGDLLEFQLPDGSIKTLPVTGIVQDTASAAGDFLASPFGYVTMDTLPYLGQPESFNRALVTVTGDGDDIAYVREVGAALKEKLENNGQLVVRSRFSESHKHPLADTINAVLGILLALGILIVFLSSSLIANTLSALLNQHLRHIGVIKLVGGQRNQVFVMYITLIMAFGVIALLIAVPFGGAGAYGLAEFIANELNFNLLGYRIVPLAFLIQILVGLFVPLIAGLAPVVNGSRITVLRALSGGLADDERPARSGEEKRLSRLDWIQVKATRLLAARGIHIPRPFVISLRNTFRRKSRLMLTLFTLTMGGAIFIAVFNVRVSLHEYIGQISKYFSADVSLDFDEPYRLREIEQIAMKVNGVERVEGWQFVSGELLDANGDVMENLNMFGPPADSGLVQPNLLDGRWIRADDVKKLAISESARKYFPNLNVGDQVHLKIEGREELWEVIGIFQFMDREGVLAYAPYEYVSQMNDLANRSYSFRLETEEHSRAYQDAKAEELDKFFRDQGFKVRVAESGRASLDTAVESLDTLVVFLLIMAILTAIVGSMGLTGTMGMNVLERTREIGIMRAIGADDRAVMRTVIAEGIVIGMMSFALAVILSIPFSYLLSTIVSLAIFQSAIDVVFTYQGYVIWLALVLALSTLASVIPARNAARLTIREVLAYE; this is encoded by the coding sequence ATGAAACCTCGTTGGCGAAAAGTTCTGCATGACCTCATAGATAACAAAGCCCGCACACTGCTGGTGGTATTTTCCATTGCGGTGGGCGTGTTTTCGATTGGCGTGATCGCGGGCGCGTATCAGATCATCTCGCAGGATATGGGCGTGTCGTATGCGGCGAACGTGCCAGCCAACATCGAACTGCGGATGACGAACTTCAACGAAGACGTTCTCGATTCCATTCTCAACCAGCCGAACGTGAAAGATGCCGAGGCGCGGCGCGTGTTCAACATGCGCGTGCGCGTGCCAGGCACCGAAAAATGGGTGACGCTCGACATGAACGCGTTCGAGAGTTTTGAAGATAACAGCATCAACTTGTTGACCCCGCTCGAGGGCGCGTCCATCCCAGCAAAGCGCAAAGTACTGCTCGAACAAAAAGCGTTGACCAACCTCGATGTGAACGTGGGCGACCTGCTCGAATTTCAACTCCCCGACGGTTCGATAAAAACTTTGCCAGTGACTGGAATTGTGCAAGACACCGCCTCCGCCGCAGGGGACTTCCTCGCCTCGCCGTTCGGATACGTCACCATGGATACGCTTCCATACCTCGGTCAGCCTGAGTCGTTCAACCGAGCCTTGGTCACCGTGACGGGTGACGGCGACGACATTGCCTACGTCCGCGAGGTGGGCGCGGCATTGAAGGAGAAACTCGAAAACAACGGACAACTTGTCGTCCGTTCGCGGTTTTCCGAATCGCATAAACATCCGCTGGCAGATACGATCAACGCGGTGCTCGGCATCCTGTTGGCGTTGGGAATTTTGATCGTATTCCTCTCCAGTTCGTTGATCGCCAACACGTTGAGCGCGTTGTTGAACCAACACTTGCGGCACATCGGCGTGATCAAGCTCGTGGGCGGACAGCGCAATCAAGTCTTCGTGATGTACATTACGCTCATCATGGCGTTCGGAGTCATCGCGTTGCTGATCGCGGTCCCGTTCGGCGGCGCGGGCGCGTATGGTCTGGCGGAATTCATCGCCAACGAACTGAATTTCAATTTGCTCGGCTATCGCATCGTGCCGCTGGCGTTCCTGATTCAAATCCTCGTCGGCTTGTTTGTTCCGCTCATTGCGGGGCTCGCGCCTGTGGTCAACGGATCGCGTATCACGGTGTTGCGCGCTCTCAGCGGTGGGTTGGCTGACGACGAGCGACCAGCCCGAAGCGGCGAAGAGAAGCGTCTGTCGCGGCTGGATTGGATCCAAGTCAAGGCGACGCGTCTGCTTGCCGCGCGCGGAATCCACATCCCGCGTCCGTTCGTCATATCACTGCGCAACACATTCCGAAGAAAGAGTCGGCTCATGCTGACGTTGTTCACGCTGACGATGGGCGGCGCGATCTTCATCGCGGTCTTCAATGTGCGCGTGTCGTTGCACGAGTACATCGGGCAGATCAGCAAATATTTTTCCGCCGATGTTTCGCTGGATTTCGATGAGCCGTATCGTTTGCGAGAGATCGAACAAATTGCGATGAAGGTGAACGGCGTGGAGCGCGTGGAGGGTTGGCAGTTCGTGAGCGGTGAACTGCTCGACGCGAATGGGGACGTGATGGAGAATCTCAACATGTTCGGTCCGCCCGCGGACAGCGGACTCGTCCAGCCGAATCTTTTGGATGGGCGTTGGATCCGCGCGGACGATGTGAAGAAACTTGCCATCAGCGAAAGCGCGCGTAAATATTTTCCGAATCTCAATGTCGGCGATCAGGTGCATCTCAAGATCGAAGGGCGTGAAGAACTGTGGGAAGTGATCGGCATTTTTCAATTCATGGATCGCGAGGGCGTGCTGGCGTACGCGCCGTACGAATATGTTTCGCAGATGAACGATCTTGCGAACCGCTCGTATTCATTCAGGCTCGAAACGGAAGAACACAGCCGCGCCTACCAAGACGCCAAAGCCGAAGAGTTGGATAAATTCTTCCGCGATCAAGGTTTCAAAGTCCGCGTGGCAGAGTCGGGACGCGCGTCGTTGGATACGGCGGTGGAGAGTCTCGACACGCTCGTCGTGTTCCTGCTCATCATGGCGATCCTCACCGCCATCGTCGGCTCAATGGGACTCACAGGCACGATGGGCATGAATGTCCTCGAACGCACGCGCGAGATCGGCATCATGCGCGCCATCGGCGCAGACGATCGCGCCGTAATGCGGACGGTCATCGCCGAGGGCATCGTGATCGGCATGATGTCGTTTGCGCTCGCGGTGATTCTTTCCATCCCATTTTCGTATTTGCTGTCAACCATCGTCAGCCTCGCAATTTTCCAATCGGCAATTGACGTGGTCTTCACGTATCAAGGTTATGTCATCTGGCTCGCGCTGGTGTTGGCGCTCTCGACCCTCGCAAGCGTCATCCCTGCCCGCAACGCGGCGCGGCTGACGATCCGCGAGGTGTTGGCGTATGAATGA
- a CDS encoding DUF2905 domain-containing protein → MDSVARYLMLGGIILFLIGGGAYLAAKFGLPLGRLPGDIRIEGENGSFYFPIASSILVSVVLTIVLNLISRFIQK, encoded by the coding sequence ATGGATTCCGTTGCCCGCTACTTGATGCTCGGCGGAATTATCCTCTTCCTTATCGGCGGAGGCGCCTACCTCGCCGCGAAATTCGGCTTGCCGCTGGGACGGTTGCCGGGTGACATTCGCATCGAAGGCGAGAACGGCTCGTTCTATTTTCCGATTGCATCTTCGATTTTGGTGTCGGTGGTGTTGACCATTGTCCTCAATTTAATCTCTCGCTTTATACAAAAATAA
- a CDS encoding TetR/AcrR family transcriptional regulator: MLNSTSKTKTDRRVQRTLQSLRAALLELIKEKNYDDISIEEITERANVGRATFYLHYKDKEDLLLEEFSETIYDQAQVLSEVPFSAWVPASTKDSGKNKPLQPLLLVFQHVHDHSELYYLLLKSANASKIVERIRKVSTEAIVRFVENKMKSDPIPLLFEVPIEFFAAFFSGALLSVVSWWIKEDMRHSPEEVTSMFRSLFFSGAEKTLGLQAGTE; the protein is encoded by the coding sequence ATGTTGAACTCCACATCGAAAACAAAAACGGATCGCCGCGTGCAACGCACGCTCCAATCTTTGCGAGCCGCTCTGCTTGAACTCATCAAAGAAAAAAACTACGATGATATCTCCATCGAGGAGATCACGGAGCGCGCCAATGTGGGACGCGCCACGTTCTACCTGCATTACAAAGATAAGGAAGACCTGCTGTTGGAAGAGTTCAGCGAGACGATCTACGATCAGGCGCAGGTTCTGTCAGAAGTCCCATTTTCCGCATGGGTGCCCGCTTCAACAAAAGACAGCGGAAAAAACAAGCCGCTCCAGCCCCTCCTGCTGGTGTTTCAACACGTTCACGATCACTCCGAACTTTATTACTTGCTTTTGAAGAGCGCCAACGCGAGCAAGATCGTCGAGCGCATTCGCAAAGTCAGCACGGAGGCGATTGTCAGGTTTGTCGAGAACAAGATGAAGTCTGACCCGATCCCCCTCCTCTTCGAGGTGCCGATCGAATTCTTTGCGGCATTTTTCAGCGGAGCGTTACTCAGCGTGGTGAGTTGGTGGATCAAGGAAGACATGCGTCATTCTCCCGAAGAGGTGACGAGTATGTTCCGAAGCCTATTCTTTAGCGGCGCCGAGAAAACGCTCGGTCTGCAAGCAGGCACGGAGTGA
- a CDS encoding DUF1801 domain-containing protein: MAKNADIKTKVNKASVTAFLNKVESEQKRNDSFELVKIMQQVSKEKPKMWGPSIIGFGSLHYKYESGREGDMPLIAFSPRKQYITLYLLMGNDYEKPLLEKLGKHTTSKVCLYIKKLSDVDMKTLKELITKTYQASKALK; encoded by the coding sequence ATGGCGAAGAATGCGGATATAAAAACCAAAGTCAATAAGGCAAGCGTAACGGCGTTTTTAAATAAGGTTGAGAGTGAGCAAAAGCGAAACGACTCTTTCGAGTTGGTGAAGATCATGCAACAGGTCTCGAAAGAAAAACCGAAAATGTGGGGACCAAGCATCATCGGGTTTGGGTCGTTGCATTACAAGTACGAGAGCGGACGCGAAGGCGACATGCCGTTGATCGCTTTTTCTCCGCGCAAGCAGTACATCACGCTGTATCTTCTGATGGGGAACGATTACGAAAAACCACTGCTCGAAAAACTTGGCAAACATACCACAAGCAAGGTGTGCCTGTATATCAAAAAATTGAGCGACGTGGATATGAAAACGCTAAAAGAGTTGATCACCAAAACATACCAAGCATCGAAGGCGTTGAAGTAA
- the upp gene encoding uracil phosphoribosyltransferase: MSNVYASNHPLVAHKLSRLRDKITEPKKFRELVREIAALLAYEATADLAVAPREFETPLAKMTGSELKEKIGLVPILRAGLGMVEGIWELMPVAEVWHIGLYRDEHTLRPVEYYNKLPTEPTVSVCLILDPMLATGGSATATADVLKKWGVKKIKFVGLIAAPEGIKAMQDKHPDIDIHIGAIDSHLNERAYIVPGLGDAGDRQFGTG; this comes from the coding sequence ATGTCCAATGTATACGCATCCAATCATCCGCTGGTCGCGCATAAACTTTCGCGCCTGCGCGACAAAATCACCGAGCCTAAGAAATTCCGCGAACTGGTGCGCGAGATCGCCGCGCTCCTGGCATACGAAGCCACCGCCGATTTGGCTGTAGCGCCGCGCGAATTCGAAACTCCGCTAGCCAAAATGACAGGCTCCGAGTTGAAAGAGAAGATCGGACTCGTGCCCATTTTGCGCGCGGGACTTGGTATGGTGGAAGGGATATGGGAACTTATGCCTGTTGCCGAAGTCTGGCACATCGGCTTGTATCGCGATGAACATACACTGCGACCCGTCGAGTATTACAACAAACTCCCCACCGAACCGACCGTTTCTGTCTGTTTGATTCTTGATCCCATGCTTGCTACAGGCGGTTCGGCAACAGCAACGGCAGACGTGTTAAAAAAATGGGGCGTGAAGAAAATTAAATTTGTGGGTCTCATCGCCGCGCCTGAGGGAATCAAGGCGATGCAGGATAAGCATCCCGATATTGACATCCACATCGGCGCAATTGACAGTCACCTCAATGAGCGCGCGTATATCGTGCCAGGGCTGGGAGACGCGGGGGATCGGCAGTTTGGGACGGGGTGA